A stretch of Acropora muricata isolate sample 2 chromosome 7, ASM3666990v1, whole genome shotgun sequence DNA encodes these proteins:
- the LOC136923672 gene encoding versican core protein-like — METFNLLLIFKQLLLLILLSRAHADKQTSVDKTAAAISRKAMPQRFEFVNFKEDKFSFLNITALVKRVVEDSLSCAFSCLDNLACLSFNVAAFPDQAGKFTCEILSSDKYNNSEGFLPSKTFHHFSIVSPCNNLPCKNKGKCVTLYKTNSYFCACKKIFTGQHCEKVTCPAGFVIHGESCYYVDSTSSPSTWNNSRRFCQNKGADLAVIKSGEEDQFVYDLLRNTRGTHHGWIGLYRKADNKFYWLDNRPAEGNYQRWEVGEPNNNEGRENCGHLRGGQFGGKWNDSPCSNTDSVAICQWPI, encoded by the exons ATGGAAACGTTTAACTTGCTTCTCATCTTTAAACAACTTCTTCTCTTGATTTTGCTTTCACGTGCACATGCTGACAAAC AGACTTCAGTGGACAAAACAGCCGCGGCCATCAGTCGTAAAGCAATGCCACAAagatttgaatttgttaatttcaaagaagacaaattcTCTTTCTTGAATATCACTGCTCTTGTTAAGCGTGTTGTCGAGGACAGCTTGTCATGCGCGTTCTCCTGTTTAGACAACCTGGCGTGCCTCTCTTTCAACGTCGCTGCTTTTCCAGATCAAGctggaaaatttacttgtgAAATCCTGTCGTCAGATAAGTACAACAACTCTGAGGGCTTTCTTCCAAGCAAGacttttcatcacttcagcattGTG tCGCCATGTAACAATCTGCCTTGTAAGAACAAAGGCAAGTGTGTTACTctttacaaaacaaacagcTACTTTTGTGCCTGCAAGAAAATATTCACAGGGCAACACTGCGAAAAAG TTACTTGTCCAGCAGGCTTTGTGATACACGGAGAATCGTGCTATTACGTTGATAGTACATCTTCGCCCTCAACATGGAACAATTCACGAAGATTTTGCCAAAATAAGGGTGCAGACCTTGCCGTGATTAAGTCAGGAGAGGAAGACCAATTTGTTTACGACTTGCTGAGGAATACTAGAGGGACCCACCATGGGTGGATTGGGCTGTATCGGAAAGCCGATAACAAATTTTATTGGCTTGATAACCGCCCTGCGGAGGGAAATTATCAGAGGTGGGAAGTCGGCGAACCAAATAACAATGAAGGCAGGGAGAATTGTGGTCATCTTAGAGGAGGCCAGTTTGGGGGAAAATGGAATGACAGTCCTTGCTCAAATACCGACTCCGTTGCTATTTGCCAGTGGCCAATTTAG